In Prunus dulcis chromosome 2, ALMONDv2, whole genome shotgun sequence, a single genomic region encodes these proteins:
- the LOC117619914 gene encoding phosphatidate cytidylyltransferase 4, chloroplastic-like yields MATTSYFQLHRCSPIPLSLSSRCSCPCRPSPSKTLVLTRHRAKLGHLDLLFDGNRRALGLGQNGALASRRLIAVAARAEPERLSEDNAHQEVHKGHKLSMNEDAVSEHQQKASQLKKRIFFGLGIGLSVGIVVLAGGWVFTAAVAAAVFVGAREYFELVRSHGITAGMTPPPRYVSRVCSVICALMPLVTLYRGQIDVSVTSAAFFVAMALLLQRGNPRFAQLSSTMFGLFYCGYLPCFWVKLRCGLAAPALNTSFGSAWPILLGGQAHWTVGLVATLISFSSIIAADTYAFLGGKAFGRTPLTTVSPKKTWEGTIVGLGGCIATSVVLSRIFCWPKSLLSAMAFGFLNFFGSVFGDLTESMIKRDAGVKDSGSLIPGHGGILDRVDSYMFTGALAYSFVKTFLPLYGV; encoded by the exons atggCAACGACGTCGTATTTCCAACTCCATCGGTGCAGTCCAatccccctctctctttcctctcgtTGCTCTTGTCCCTGCCGCCCCTCGCCCTCCAAAACCCTAGTTCTCACTCGTCACCGCGCAAAATTGGGTCATCTGGATCTCTTGTTCGACGGAAATAGACGTGCGCTGGGGCTTGGCCAAAATGGAGCTTTGGCTAGCCGCCGGCTAATCGCAGTCGCGGCTCGAGCCGAGCCGGAACGGCTTAGCGAGGACAATGCCCACCAG GAAGTCCACAAAGGCCATAAATTGTCAATGAATGAGGATGCGGTCTCAGAGCATCAACAGAAAGCCAGTCagttaaagaaaagaattttttttggactCGGAATTGGGTTATCCGTAGGCATTGTCGTGTTGGCTGGAGGATGGGTTTTCACAGCAGCTGTGGCAGCTGCTGTCTTTGTTGGCGCACGCGAGTATTTTGAATTGGTTAGGAGTCATGGAATTACTGCAGGGATGACACCTCCACCTCGATATGTGTCACGAGTTTGCTCTGTTATTTGTGCTCTCATGCCCCTAGTTACCTT GTATCGTGGTCAAATTGATGTTTCCGTTACATCTGCTGCCTTTTTTGTTGCTATGGCATTGCTTTTACAGAGAGGAAATCCTCGCTTTGCACAGCTTAGTAGCACAATGTTTGGGCTATTTTACTGTGGATATCTTCCTTGTTTCTGGGTTAAGCTTCGATGTGGCCTAGCAGCACCAGCCCTAAACACTA GTTTTGGATCAGCATGGCCCATCCTTCTTGGTGGACAAGCTCACTGGACTGTTGGTCTTGTGGCAACCTTGATTTCTTTCAGTAGCATAATTGCTGCTGACACTTATGCTTTTCTGGGTGGCAAG GCATTTGGTAGGACACCCCTTACTACTGTTAGCCCAAAGAAGACATGGGAAGGAACTATTGTAGGGTTGGGCGGTTGTATAGCCACTTCTGTTGTATTATCAAGGATATTTTGCTGGCCCAAATCTTTATTAAG CGCGATGGCTTTTGggtttctgaatttttttggctCCGTATTTGGTGATCTTACGGAATCGATGATCAAACGTGATGCGGGTGTAAAGGACTCTGGGTCTCTAATACCAGGACATG GAGGAATACTAGATAGAGTGGACAGTTACATGTTCACGGGTGCACTTGCATACTCCTTTGTCAAAACCTTCTTGCCACTTTATGGAGTTTGA